Genomic segment of Xanthomonas sp. DAR 35659:
CGCGCGCCGCGTCAGGTCGCCGGCGACGTCGCAGCGAGTTCGCCGATGACCTGGCGCAGGCCGTCGCGCCACTGCGGCAACTCGAGCGCGAAATCGCGCTGCAGGCGGGACACGTCCAGCCGCGAATAGGCCGGACGCTTGGCCGGCGTCGGATACTCCGCGGTGGTGATCGGCAGCACCCGCGGCGCACGCAGCAACAGGCCCGCGGCCACCGCCTCGGCGAAGATCGCCTCGGCGAAGCCGTGCCAGGTGGTCTCGCCGGCCGCGGTCAGGTGCCAGGTGCCGGACGGCAGCGTCGCGCGCTGCGCCAGCACGCGCGCGGTGACATCGGCGATCAGCGCCGCCGGGGTCGGCGTGCCGACCTGGTCGGCGACCACCCGCAGTTCGTCCCGGTCGGCACCGACGCGCAGCATGGTGCGCAAGAAATTGGTCCCGTGCGCGGCGTACACCCAGGCCGTGCGGAAGATCAGGTGCTGCGCGCCGGAGGCGCGGATCGCCTCCTCGCCGGCCAGCTTGGTGGCCCCGTACACGCCCAGCGGCGCGGTCGGTGCGTCCTCGCGATAGGGTTGCGTGCCCTGGCCGTCGAACACGTAGTCGGTGGAGTAATGCACCAGCGGTACGCCATGCGCAGCGCACCAGGCGGCGATCGTCGCCGGCGCCTCGGCATTGGCGCGATGCGCCGCCTCGGCGTCCTGTTCGGCGCGATCGACCGCGGTGTAGGCGGCGGCGTTGACCACCGCCGTCGGCCGCAGCCGGTCCAGCAGCTCGACCAGGGTCTGCGGCTGGTCGAAATCGGCGCGCTCGCAGGCGCCGCCGTCCGGCAACCGGCCGCTGCGCGTGGTCGCGATCACCGGCCCCTGCTCGGCCAGCGCGCGCAGCAGCTCCTGGCCGACCTGGCCGTTGCCGCCGAAGACCAGCACGCTCATGCCTGATAGACCGGCAGACGCTCGACCGGGATATCGGCCAGGAACGGCGCGACGGCATCCTTCGCCGACAGCAGCGGTTCGGCGATCGGCCAATCCACGCCGATCGCGGCATCGTCCCAGCGCACGCCGGCGTCGGCTTCCTTCACGTAGACATCGGTGCACAGATAGCTGAATACCGCGCGTTCCGAGAGCACGGCGAAGCCGTGGGCGAAGCCTTCCGGAATCCAGAACTGCTTCTTGTTCTCCGCGCTCAGCACCACCGCGGCCCAGCGCCCAAAGTGCGGCGAGCCATGGCGGATGTCGACGGCGACGTCGTACACCTCGCCCTCCAGCACGCTGACCAGCTTGCCCTGCGGCCGCGGCCACTGGTAGTGCAGGCCACGCAGCACGCCCTTGGCCGAGGTGGAGACGTTGCTCTGCACGAACTTGGTGGGCAGCCCGTGCGCGCCGAAACGCTCGGCGTTCCAGGTCTCGAAGAAGTAGCCACGCGCGTCGCCGAACACCGCCGGCTCGATCACCACGCAGCCGGGCAGATTGGTTTCAATCACTTTCACGGAACGGATCCTCGGACAGCCAGTTCATGCAGGTATTTGCCGTAATCGTTCTTCAGCAGCGGAGCGGCAAGTTTCTCCAGCTGCGCCGCATCGATCCATCCCTGCCCGAAGGCGATCTCTTCCGGGCAGCACACCTGCAGGCCCTGGCGCGACTGGATGGTCTCGATGAAGTTCGACGCTTCGTGCAGCGACTGGTGGGTGCCGGTGTCCAGCCAGGCATAACCGCGGCCCAGCGCTTCCAGGTGCAGTTCGCCGGCTTCCAGGTAACGGCGGTTGAGATCGGTGATCTCCAGTTCGCCGCGCGGCGAGGGCTTCAGTTCCGCCGCATGGTCGCTGGCCTGGCCATCGTAGAAATACAACCCGGTGACCGCGTAGTTGGAGCGCGGCTTGGCCGGCTTTTCCTCGATGTCGATGACCTTGCCAGCCGCGTCGAACTCGGCCACGCCGTAGCGCTCGGGGTCGTTGACCCAGTAGCCGAACACGGTGGCGCCCTGTTGCCGCGCATCGGCGCGGCGCAGGGTCTCGGTCAGGCCGTGGCCGTGGAAGATGTTGTCGCCCAGCACCAGGCAGCTCGGCTTGCCGGCGACGAAGTCGCGGCCGATCAGGTAGGCCTGGGCCAGCCCGTCCGGGCTCGGCTGCACCGCGTACCGGATGTCCATGCCCCACTGCGCGCCATCGCCCAGCAGCGCCTGGAACAGCGCCTGCTCGTGCGGGGTGTTGATGATCAGCACCTCGCGGATGCCGGCCAGCATCAGCACGCTGAGCGGGTAGTAGATCATCGGCTTGTCGTACACCGGCAGCAGCTGCTTGCTGACGCCCTTGGTGATCGGATACAGCCGCGTGCCGGAGCCGCCAGCGAGGATGATGCCCTTGCGTTGTGTCATGAGGTGCTTCCTAGTGACGTCCGCACGTGGAGGTGCGGACTCTTGCAATGGACGCGCGTTATGCCGCGGTGCCGATCCGTTCCAGCCGATAGCTACCGTCGAGCACGCCCTGCACCCAGTCCTGATGGCTCAGATACCAGTCCACGGTGAGCGCGATGCCCTGTTCGAACGTGTATTTCGGTTCCCAGCCCAGGTCGTTCTTCAGCTTGGACGCGTCGATCGCGTAGCGGCGGTCGTGGCCGGGGCGGTCGGCGACGTAGGTGATCTGGCTGGCGCGCGGCTTGCCGTCTTCGCGCGGACGCCGCGCGTCGAGCAGCGCGCAGATCGCCTGCACCACCTCGATGTTCTGCTTCTCGGAGTTGCCGCCGACATTGTAGGTCTCGCCGACCTTGCCCTTGGCCAGCACGGTGCGGATCGCCTCGCAGTGGTCGCCGACGAACAGCCAGTCGCGCACCTGCTTGCCGTCGCCGTACACCGGCAGCGGCTCGCCGGCCAGCGCCTTGGCGATCACCAGCGGGATGAGCTTTTCGGGGAAGTGGTACGGGCCGTAGTTGTTGGAGCAGTTGGTGGTCAGCACCGGCAGGCCGTAGGTGTGGTGGAACGCGCGCACCAGGTGGTCGGAGGCGGCCTTGGACGCCGAATACGGCGAGTTCGGCGCATACGGCGTGGTCTCGCTGAACTTGCCGGTCTCGCCGAGCGTGCCGTAGACCTCGTCGGTGGACACGTGCAGGAAGCGGAATGCGTCGCGGCGGCCGTCCGGCAGCGCCTTCCAGTGGTCGCGCACCGCCTCGAGCAGGCCGAGCGTGCCGACCACGTTGGTCTGGATGAAGGCGCCGGGACCGTCGATCGATCGGTCCACGTGGCTTTCGGCGGCGAAATTGACCACGGCGTCGGGCTGGTGCTCGGCCAGCAGGCGGCTCACCAGGTCGCGGTCGCCGATATCCCCGTGCACGAACACGTGGTCGGGATTGCCTTCCAGCGACGCCAACGTGTTCAGGTTGCCGGCATAGGTCAGGGCATCGAGGTTGATCACACGGATGCCGCGCGCCACCGCCTCGAGCACGAAATTACCGCCGATGAAACCGGCGCCGCCGGTCACGAGCCAAGTCGCCACTGTGTGTCTCTCCTGATTCGGCGCCGCGGCGCCTGCTGTCCAAACCGCACAGGATATACGCTTTATATGAACCGGTCGTGGTGGCCGCGCGGGACGATCGCGGCCCGCGCCTGCGCCAACCATACGCCCTCGCATGGTCTTCCGCAGCCGGTTAGAATTCCCCACTGCCCCGCGCCAGCCGCCGCGGCCGGGCCTTCCCGCACTGCTGAAGGATCTCGTACAAGATGAAAATCCTCGTCGCCTACAAGCGCGTGGTGGACTACAACGTCCGCATCCAGGTCAAGCCGGACGGCTCCGGCGTCGTGACCGAGGGCGTCAAGCTCTCCGCCAACCCGTTCGACGAAATCGCCCTGGAAGAGGCGCTGCGCCTGCGCGACGC
This window contains:
- the rfbC gene encoding dTDP-4-dehydrorhamnose 3,5-epimerase, which codes for MKVIETNLPGCVVIEPAVFGDARGYFFETWNAERFGAHGLPTKFVQSNVSTSAKGVLRGLHYQWPRPQGKLVSVLEGEVYDVAVDIRHGSPHFGRWAAVVLSAENKKQFWIPEGFAHGFAVLSERAVFSYLCTDVYVKEADAGVRWDDAAIGVDWPIAEPLLSAKDAVAPFLADIPVERLPVYQA
- the rfbD gene encoding dTDP-4-dehydrorhamnose reductase; protein product: MSVLVFGGNGQVGQELLRALAEQGPVIATTRSGRLPDGGACERADFDQPQTLVELLDRLRPTAVVNAAAYTAVDRAEQDAEAAHRANAEAPATIAAWCAAHGVPLVHYSTDYVFDGQGTQPYREDAPTAPLGVYGATKLAGEEAIRASGAQHLIFRTAWVYAAHGTNFLRTMLRVGADRDELRVVADQVGTPTPAALIADVTARVLAQRATLPSGTWHLTAAGETTWHGFAEAIFAEAVAAGLLLRAPRVLPITTAEYPTPAKRPAYSRLDVSRLQRDFALELPQWRDGLRQVIGELAATSPAT
- the rfbB gene encoding dTDP-glucose 4,6-dehydratase, whose amino-acid sequence is MATWLVTGGAGFIGGNFVLEAVARGIRVINLDALTYAGNLNTLASLEGNPDHVFVHGDIGDRDLVSRLLAEHQPDAVVNFAAESHVDRSIDGPGAFIQTNVVGTLGLLEAVRDHWKALPDGRRDAFRFLHVSTDEVYGTLGETGKFSETTPYAPNSPYSASKAASDHLVRAFHHTYGLPVLTTNCSNNYGPYHFPEKLIPLVIAKALAGEPLPVYGDGKQVRDWLFVGDHCEAIRTVLAKGKVGETYNVGGNSEKQNIEVVQAICALLDARRPREDGKPRASQITYVADRPGHDRRYAIDASKLKNDLGWEPKYTFEQGIALTVDWYLSHQDWVQGVLDGSYRLERIGTAA
- the rfbA gene encoding glucose-1-phosphate thymidylyltransferase RfbA, which encodes MTQRKGIILAGGSGTRLYPITKGVSKQLLPVYDKPMIYYPLSVLMLAGIREVLIINTPHEQALFQALLGDGAQWGMDIRYAVQPSPDGLAQAYLIGRDFVAGKPSCLVLGDNIFHGHGLTETLRRADARQQGATVFGYWVNDPERYGVAEFDAAGKVIDIEEKPAKPRSNYAVTGLYFYDGQASDHAAELKPSPRGELEITDLNRRYLEAGELHLEALGRGYAWLDTGTHQSLHEASNFIETIQSRQGLQVCCPEEIAFGQGWIDAAQLEKLAAPLLKNDYGKYLHELAVRGSVP